The following are encoded in a window of Peromyscus leucopus breed LL Stock chromosome X, UCI_PerLeu_2.1, whole genome shotgun sequence genomic DNA:
- the Magee2 gene encoding melanoma-associated antigen E2: MSLVSQNARHGSAETTADYSESRGEMQATNASGPPTSMLVPEAPQGPQIPIDPQGASAPQAVQDPNDIEVLIDEQSRRLGALRVHDPLEDRSVALVNFMRMKSQSEGSIRQSDMLEFLREYSDQFPEILRRASAHLDRVFGLNLRVLDPQTDTYNLISKPGPQTTERLAETLDMPKAGLLALVLGHILLNGNRAREASIWDLLLKADRMNKPQRINSPFGNTRNLLTTDFVRMRFLEYWPVYGTNPLEFEFLWGSRAHREITKMEALKFVAEAHDEEPWSWPEEYSKALEADKAKERSQAAGLEFWSEDAMNDKANDLVQLAINVTEELLPIHQDELLAHTGKEFEDVFPNILSRATLILDLFYGFSLIEVDTSEHIYLLVQQPESEEEQVMLESLGRPTQEYVMPILGLIFLMGNRVKEASIWNLLRRFSVDVGKKHAITCKLMRQRYLECRPLSYSNPVEYELLWGPRAHLEITKMKALEYMARLYRKRPQDWPEQYREAVEDEETRARSQATAMFFFGSM; encoded by the coding sequence ATGTCTCTGGTAAGCCAGAATGCGCGCCACGGCAGCGCAGAGACCACTGCAGATTACAGCGAGAGCAGGGGTGAAATGCAGGCTACTAATGCCTCCGGGCCCCCCACCTCCATGCTAGTCCCTGAGGCTCCCCAGGGCCCTCAGATTCCAATCGACCCACAGGGTGCCAGCGCTCCCCAGGCTGTGCAGGACCCGAATGACATCGAGGTTCTCATCGACGAGCAGTCCCGACGTTTGGGGGCGCTCAGGGTCCACGACCCTCTAGAAGACAGGTCGGTTGCTTTGGTGAATTTCATGCGCATGAAAAGCCAAAGTGAGGGGTCAATTCGGCAGTCAGACATGCTGGAGTTTCTCAGAGAATACTCAGACCAGTTTCCTGAGATACTCAGACGAGCCTCAGCTCACCTGGATCGGGTCTTTGGGTTAAATCTGAGAGTTCTTGATCCTCAGACTGACACTTACAACCTAATCAGCAAACCAGGTCCCCAGACCACTGAACGGCTAGCAGAGACCCTGGACATGCCAAAAGCAGGTCTCCTGGCCTTGGTCCTAGGGCACATCCTCTTGAATGGCAACCGGGCAAGAGAGGCCTCAATTTGGGATCTGCTGTTAAAGGCTGATAGGATGAATAAGCCTCAGAGGATCAACAGCCCCTTTGGGAACACAAGAAACCTCCTCACTACTGACTTTGTCCGTATGCGATTTTTGGAGTACTGGCCGGTATATGGCACTAATCCCCTTGAATTTGAGTTCCTGTGGGGCTCTAGAGCCCACAGGGAAATCACAAAGATGGAGGCCCTGAAGTTTGTAGCAGAGGCCCATGATGAAGAGCCCTGGAGCTGGCCAGAAGAATATAGCAAGGCCCTGGAAGCTGACAAAGCCAAAGAGAGAAGCCAGGCTGCTGGCTTAGAGTTCTGGTCAGAGGACGCTATGAATGATAAAGCAAATGATTTGGTCCAGTTGGCCATTAATGTCACTGAGGAGTTGCTGCCTATACATCAGGATGAGCTATTGGCTCATACTGGTAAAGAATTCGAGGACGTGTTCCCAAATATCCTCAGCCGAGCCACACTAATCCTTGATCTGTTTTATGGGTTCTCTCTGATTGAGGTTGATACCAGTGAGCACATCTACCTCCTTGTTCAGCAACCAGAATCAGAAGAAGAGCAAGTAATGCTAGAGAGCCTGGGCAGACCCACCCAAGAATATGTGATGCCAATTCTGGGTTTGATCTTCCTGATGGGCAACCGTGTCAAGGAGGCCAGCATCTGGAACTTACTCCGGAGATTTAGTGTGGATGTAGGGAAGAAGCACGCCATCACCTGTAAGCTTATGAGACAACGTTACCTGGAATGCAGGCCACTCTCCTACTCTAATCCAGTTGAATATGAGCTGCTTTGGGGTCCTCGGGCTCACCTTGAAATCACCAAAATGAAAGCCTTGGAATACATGGCTAGGCTCTACAGAAAGCGGCCACAGGACTGGCCAGAGCAATACAGGGAGGCTGTGGAAGATGAAGAGACCAGGGCCAGATCCCAGGCAACTGCCATGTTCTTCTTTGGCTCCATGTGA